The Leptotrichia sp. OH3620_COT-345 genome segment AAGTTCTCTAAATATTCTTCCTGCTTTTTATATTACTCTATTAGTTGTTTTTATCTCTGCACTACATTATTAACTTGAATTAAAACAATTCCTACTACATCAGGTATCATTGGTAAATCCTAAAATTGTCATAACATTGACAATGACATCTATCAGTGATACAATATATATTATTGCTCCCGTTATTCTTGCAAGTTGAATTTTCCTTAGTTCAAAGTTACTTGATAATACATCCTTTACCATAGATATCAAAATCAAAAAATTTGAACTTAAATTTTCTAATTTTGAATTTTTCTACATATTTTTTAGGTCTTCATCATTTATATTTTAAGATTTAAAGCTATTATAATACTCTTTTTCCTTTTTTCCAAATTTTTCATAAACTCACCTTTTTAAATACCGATTTTTCTTACAATTTTTTCACTTTTATCTTCAATTAAATTTATATAATTTTCTATTTTATTTATTAAATTACTCCTTTCATAAAAATCTAAGCATACCTTTTTATATTTCACTGTATCTAACCACTATTAATCTTCAGAAATTTGAAAATATCTTCTAAGTTTTCAAAAATTTTGTATTTATACATCCTTTAAATTTTATTATAATTTTTTTAAAGTATTTTTACTTCATATCAATAAATAAATTAAATTCAATTTATTAATGATACATGTAATTAATTGTTAATTTTTAATTATAAACTCTACACATATTCTTACAAAACTAATTATAATATCTACATAGTTTTCCATACTTTAAACTAAAAATAAAAAAACCTGATTAAAACAGGTTTTTTTATTTAAAACTATTCTACTTTTTTTCTTAATATTTCTGCCGCTCTCACAAGATTTTTGAGACTTTTTACAGTTTCGTCGGTGCTTCTTGTCTTTAAACCGCAGTCGGGATTCACCCATAATTTTTCTCTATCTATTTTTTCGAGCATTATATTCAGTGATTTTAACATTTCATCTGTTGACGGTACTCTCGGAGAATGAATATCATACACTCCCGGACCGATTTCAGTTTCAAAATTATTTTCTTTGATAAAATCAATTATTGTAAGTTTTGATCTTGAAGCTTCAAAAGTTATTACATCTGCATCCATATTGTCAATATCTCTGATTATATCTTCAAATTGACTGTAGCACATATGAGTATGTATTTGAGTTTTCTCCTTTACTCCGCTGTGACAAAGTCTGAAGGACTTCAATGCCCAGTCAAGATATTCACTGTGCCAGTCTGATTTACGTAAAGGCAGTTTTTCTCTTAATGCCGCTTCATCAATTTGAATAATTCCAATCCCTGATTTTTGAAGCTCAAGAACTTCCTCTCTTATTGCAAGTCCTATCTGATAAGCCATTTCGCTTAATGAAATATCTTCTCTCGGAAATGACCAGTTAAGAATGGTTACAGGTCCTGTAAGCATACCTTTTACAGGCTTTTCCGTAATACTCTGAGCATAATTTGAGTAAAGTATCGTAATAGGATTCGTTCTTTTTATATCTCCGAAAATAATAGGGGGTTTTACACATCTCGTTCCGTAAGACTGAACCCATGCTTTACTTGTAAACACATATCCCGACAGATTTTCACCAAAAAACTCTACCATGTCGTTTCTTTCAAATTCTCCATGTACAAGTATATCCAAACCTATTTTTTCCTGAAGTTCAATACACTCTTTTATAAATTCAAATACTTTTTTATCATATTCTTCTCTTGTAATTTCACCTTTTCTGTAACTACTTCTGTTCAGCTTAACTTCTGTTGTTTGAGGAAAAGAACCTATTGTAGTTGTCGGGAAAAGGGGTATGCCTAATTCTTTTCTCTGTATTTTCTGTCTTTCACTTCTTTTTCCTTTTCTTATAAAGTCCTCTTCTTTCAGTTCTTTCACCCGATCGATTACAGATTTATCTTCCATGCTTCTTTTCGAATTTATTATTTCCTGATTCTGAATATATGCAGACTGTTTTTCATATTCTTTAAGTTCTCCAAGCTCGGACAGCTCTTTCAGTTCACTCAGTTTTTCTTCTCCAAAGGAAAAATATTTCAATATTTCTTCAGACAGTTCCGTTTCATTTTCTACTGTATAAGGAACGTGCAACAGTGAACACGATGTAGTAAGTACGATATTTCCTGTTTTTTGTTTTAATTTTTCTAATATTTTCAGTGCTTTTTTATAATCCGATTTCCAAATATTTTTTCCGTTTACAAGACCTGCAAATAAATATTTGTCTTCAGGAAAGCCATTATTTTCTACAAGTTTTAAAGTATATTTTCCCTCTGTAAAGTCAAGTCCTATACCATTAAATTCAAGTTTTACAATTTTTTCATAACAGTCTCTTATATCTCCGAAATAAGTTTGAAGCAGTACTTTTACATTTCCTTTATTTTTTAATATTTCAGTATAAATTTTTTCAAACAGCTTTACATCTTCTTCTGTCTGATCTTTCACAATCTGGGGTTCATCTATCTGGATCCATTTTATATTTCTTTTGCTGCATTCCCTTATCAGTTCAATATACACACTGATAATGTCGTCAATATATTCGCTTTTCTCTTTCTTCCCTGTTACGACTGCAAGATTTAAAAAAGTAAAAGGTCCTATAACTGACAGATGAGTTTCCACTCCTAATTTCAATGCTTCTTCATATTCCCCAAAAAGTTTATCTCCGTTCAGTTTAAACTGAGTATTGTCCTCAAGCTCAGGAACTATATAATGATAATTTGTATTATACCATTTTCTCATGGAAAGAGCTTTTACATCACCTTTCTCTCCCTGATACCCTCTTGCCATTGCAAAATAAGTATCCAATTCATCCAAACCAAGATTTTTATACTGTTCGGGAACGGCACCGAGCATTACCAGAGTGTCCAAAACTTGGTCATAAAACGAAAATGTATTGCTGGGAATATAATTAATCCCTTCTTCTTTCTGTTTTTTCCATTGCTTATTTTTTACCTCATCGGAAACTTTTACAAGTTCCTCTTTTGTTTGCTCTTTTTTCCAGTATTTTTCTATAGCAAATTTTAATTCTCTGTTCTTCCCTATTCTGGGATATCCGACAATAGCTGTTTTCATAATAATTATCTCCTCATATTTTACTGTACACATATTATAAAGAAATATTTTCTTTTTATAATATTTAAAAAATCAATTCGATATACTTTAAAGCCATATTAAAACAATTTTAACAAATAAAATTTTTAACTGCCATTTATTAAACTTTCAGCTGTTCAAATTTTATTTTATATACTTTTTTAATACTTCCATATGTATTTCTCCGAAATGACTTAAAGTCATATTTTTTGAGTTATAACTCTCTTTCTCACATATTTACTCACAGCAAGAGGTTTTGCAATAATATTTTTTTCGTTCAGTTCTTCACTTAATTATACCTGTACTTACAGTATATCCGTTTAATCCGATTGCCAAATTGGATAAAGTTGCCCTGTCTCTTACTTTTATATTTTTATCTCTATCAAAGGTACTTAATATTTCTTCTGAAAACTAAGAAGCTCTTTTGCCGCCTAACTTATCGTTCTCTTTTTTGACTACTGTTACCGTATATCTTAACTGTTGTAATATCCTTTTAAAATTTATGTACATTTTTTTATAATTATACTATAATAGTTATATAAATTATATAATTTTTTTTGCAAAAACAGAAAGCAAGGAGGCTCTTTATGAAATTCGTTTATTTTTATGATACCGGAACTGAAGAACTTGGAACATTGGGAATTGCATCAAACGAAAAAGAAATTACAAATCTCTTTTTTAAATATGATGTGGAAAATATAAAAAATGACCCTTCTTTTCAGTTAAAAGAAACACCTGTAATCAAAAAAGCCGCAACTCAGCTTTTTGAATATCTTAGCGGAAAAAGAAAGGATTTTGATATTCCACTTTTGAAAAATGGGACTGATTTTCAGGTGTCTGTCTGGAATGAACTTATAAAAATTCCTTACGGGGAAACACGTTCTTATAAAGATATCGCCATCGCCATAAATAATGAAAAAGCTGTGAGAGCAGTAGGAATGGCAAATAATAAAAACAAAATTTCGATTTTTATTCCCTGTCACCGTGTAATCGGTTCAGACAAAAAACTCGTAGGATATGGTGGAGGGATTGATATAAAAAAATTCCTGCTGGATTTAGAAGAAAAAAACAAATAATTTGGATAGTTTTTACAAAAGTTTTTTTAATAAGTTCTCGAAATTTATGACTTATATTTTAACTGTAGCAATTTTTTATAGGCATAGTCCCAAAATAAGAAATAAATAATAAATCTACTGAAAATATTAACAGAAACACTAAAAATATTGAAAATAAATTAGAGACAAAAATTTTTAAAATATATTTGTCATCTATGTGTCATTTTTTATTTATAAACTTTTTCCGCAGATTATTTTCAATTTATTAAATAATTTTTAGAGATTATAAAGAAATGAAAAATAAAAAACAGAAAATAATAGAAATTTATTGAAGAAAACTTTTTTTCATATTTTTTTAATTATTTTCTGCTTTTTCATTATTTTCTGGATTTATTATTTTTCGGAATTTTACACTTCCAAAATTTTTGTAAAAATTTCATACTTCCCTTCAGTTTTTTCAGTTAATATATTTTTATATTCTTTGAGTTGCTCTATATATTTTTCATTTTTTTCAGGCTCAAATCCTGTTTTATAATCATATATAAATATACGTTTCTCATTTTCATCAATATTTATCCTATCAATAATTCTTTTATTATTTTCCTTATCATATATTTCAAATTCAGTATATATTTTATATTTTTTACTATAAAGTTCTTTATTTTTAAATATAAATTTTTCCATTCTTTCAAGAAGTTCCGTTAATATTTTTTTTCCAAGCATATTTCCGTATCTGCTCAAAAATACTGATTTTGCAATTTTCATGTCAGCTTCAGGATTATTTATCACATGTTCAAAATAATAGTGCATTGCAAGACCTTTTTTTCTTCTGAATTCTCCATCAAGGTCAGTTTCATATTTAGTAACAGGTATTTTTAATATATTATCTGAAAAATAAGTCATTATTCCGTCTAAGTTATTTTCCTGATTATCTATCATTTTATTCTCAGTTTTCTCACTTTCACTAATTTTGCCAATAAAATATTTAAAATTTTCTCCATAAATTTCTAACAGCCTTTTTACAAGATTGTCTTTAAAACCTTCTTTAGTTTTAACTGCTTCAAAAAACAGCATTAGATTTTTCTTCGCCCTTGTTAATGCCACATAGTCATTATTAATACTTTCCATTTTCTCTTTTTTCCTGTTTTTCTCCCTTATTTGCGAATATTCTCCATTAATAAGAACTTTATCATATTTAGGCAGTGTAATCAGAAATTTTTCCACTTTTTCAAACTTTTCGTCATAATCAAAATAAACCGACAAATTATCGTCTTTGAGCTGTCTTCCTGTTTCGTGCTTATAGTAAATTACCGTGTCAAATTCCAAACCTTTTGATTTATGAATAGACATAAGATTTAAAGTATCATTGTCTTCACTGCTCAGCTGTTTTACTTTTTCCCTTTTATTTTCAATATCATTTATAAATTCAAACAAATCATCATACTTTTTCAGAATATTAAAAAATTTAAAAATATTTTTTATATCACTGTTTGTAGAATAAAAATTTATAGCTTCAAATTCTTCTATAAGTCCTTTTGAAAAATTTTCTTTTAAATATCCGCTATTGAGACTTTCAGATAATCCTTTTAATTTTTTCACTTTAAACAATACTTCTGAAAAAATCCGATTATTTCTTGTCATTTCATTTATATGTACATAATTCGACAGACCTTCTTTTCCTTTATTTTCTTTACTCACAAAATCTTCAAACTTTTCACTGCTCTTTTCTTTTATATATTTTTCTATTTCATATCTATTTTCAAGAAAGTATTTTACATGACTGTTAAGACATCCTATTAAGTCAGACCTCATAAATTCAAGAAAATATATAAAGTTATCAAATATAAAAAATTTTATCAGTTTATACAAGGGGAAAATTGCTTTATGTTCTAAAATAGATGAATTACTGTTCATCGTATAAGGTATATTTTCTTCATTCAGTCTTTGGGCAATTTCATTAAGATGACGATTCTTTCTACATATTATACATGCTCTTCCGAGATTTTTTATTTTTCCGTCTTTAATCATACGAATTATCTCTTCAAAGGCAAATTCAGGTTTTTCTTCTTCTTTTGTATACTTGATTTTTCTTTCCTGTAAATAATAACTGAAATATCCTTTCTGATATTCTTCATCACTTCTGTATTTTACAGGAGTGTAAATCCATTCATTGTTATAGTTTTCAAATATCTTATTTATATTTTCAATAATTTCCCTATAACTTCTATAAGATTTATCAAGATTTTCAACTTTTCCTTCAATAAAAACATCCAATTTTTCAAAAAGCTCCTTTTCTCCCCCTCTCCAGTTGTATATACTTTGTTTCTCATCTCCTACACATACTATATTTTCGACACTGTTAAGAAGCAACTTTAATATTTTCCATTGAAGTATACTTGTATCTTGAAATTCATCAACCATTATAATATTTGCATTTCCTCCTATTAGTTCAAAAAAGTCTTCTGTCATTTTTTCATTTTTTACAAATCCCAAATCTTTATTAAATATAAATTTATATGTATAAGTAGAAATGTCAGTGTGAGTAAATCTCTTTGAAGAAAACTTCATTTGTTCAGCTATATTATATATAATATCGGCAATCTCGGTAATTTTATTATGAAGAGGAAGTATTCCGTTTATAAAAATATACTCTGAAAAATTTTTGAGAAATTGTTCTTGACATTCTTTTATTTCTTCTAATATAGCCGTAACTTCTTTTCCTTTTATTTTATTTCCGTTCCATATTTTCCCCTTAAAAAATTCTTCCTGATTTTCCAGTAATATTTCTTTTTTTTCTTTTATATTTTCTGTTTTATTATTGAAAAATTTTTTATTTATTTCTTCAAATTTCTCATATATTTCTTTAAAGGTTCCGTTAATAAATTCTTTTACATTTCCGTTCTTAATTTCTGCTGTTGATTTTATCATATTAAATATATTTTCAATATCACCTACAAACCTGTCATTTGATTTTTTATCAGTTTCAGTTTTAAAATCTCCTGCCAAAATAAATTTTTCATGTATATTTATCACACCTTTTATAAATTCAATATATGTACTTATATTTTTACTATCCCTTTTTTCTTCAAATATAAATTTCATTTTCTGAAAATAGTCATCATTATTCAACATTCTTATTAAAATATCTTCATAAAACTCTTCTTCTTCTTCATCTAATGTTTCATAATTGTAAATTCCGAAAAAAGGAGCTATAGTATTTTTAAATATTTTGTTTGTAAATCCGTCTATTGTATAAATACGTACTTCATCTTTATTTTTTATCATTTCAAAATATATATTCCGAAGTTCTTCCTTATTTATATCTTCTTTAGAAAATCCGTATATTTCTTTTAAATTATTTTCCAAATTTTCCCAGTTATATTTTTCAAAAGCAATCTGATATAAAAAATCATAAATCCTCTCTTTTATTTCAGCAGTAGCTTTTTTCGTAAATGTCATTACAATAATATTTCTGTAATTTATTTTTTTTACAAGCCCTGCAATATATTCAAGGGAAAGTCTGTACGTTTTTCCTGTTCCCGCACTGGCTTTCAGAATCGTTTTACTCATTCTGTCCATCCAGTTCCTCCTCTCTTCTGCATATATCCTTATATTTCCGATAAAAATAACTGTCTTTCCTGTTTCCTAAATTACAATATTCTGTTTCATAATATTCCTTTACAGCCTGTCTTATATCTTTTTCTGTAAGTATTTCTTCAGGTTTCCTATTTTCATCAGTAGTTATTTCTCCATTCCATGTATTTACTATCCATTTTCTTATTTTGTTATTTTCTTTTTCTGGCAGCATTTCCGAATAGTAATCCAGCTGGTTAAAAGTTCTTTTTTCATTTTCATTACTGTCTTTTCCTGATTTATAATCCACAAGTATTTCTTTATTGTCGGTCTGTATATGTAAATCGACTACACCGTTTATATAGGCATTTCGGTATATCTCTTTTTCAGTTTTCATTTTTATTTTTTCTTCTGAGTAAATTTTAACATTTCCCTTTAGACTAAGCTCCTCTGCCAGTTCTTTTAAAAATTTTTTTGCAGATTTTATTATTTCCTGAAAAGATATTTTTTTATAAAAGGCCATATATTCTTTGGGCATTTTATATTCAAAAGAAGCCAATATATCATTCAAAGTATTTTCTATTTTCTTATCGTTTATGATAAAATTTCCATTTTCCAGTGCTTCTTTATTTTCCATAACTACTTTTTCATACAGCAAATGAATTATATTACCGAATACTAACGGATCTATTTTATCTTCTATTTTTTCAAGCTCATATTCATTTATCATCTTTTCAACATAAAATCCGTATTCAAAATCTCTCAGTTTTTCAAAATCATAAAATCCGAGACTTAAATTTTCCGACAACAGTTTTTCTTTGTTTTTTTCAAGTTTTGATTTTTGAAATTTTCCGATTTCCTTTTTTGACCAGAATCCATCTTCTTTTGTAAAGTACATTTTTATAAATTCCAATTCATCTTTTTCGGATATTTCATTTTTTGAAAGCTCTAAAAAATATTTTAGCCTTATTTCTTCCACAACTCCTGCCGAATCTTTATTTTCATCAATAT includes the following:
- the metE gene encoding 5-methyltetrahydropteroyltriglutamate--homocysteine S-methyltransferase, translating into MKTAIVGYPRIGKNRELKFAIEKYWKKEQTKEELVKVSDEVKNKQWKKQKEEGINYIPSNTFSFYDQVLDTLVMLGAVPEQYKNLGLDELDTYFAMARGYQGEKGDVKALSMRKWYNTNYHYIVPELEDNTQFKLNGDKLFGEYEEALKLGVETHLSVIGPFTFLNLAVVTGKKEKSEYIDDIISVYIELIRECSKRNIKWIQIDEPQIVKDQTEEDVKLFEKIYTEILKNKGNVKVLLQTYFGDIRDCYEKIVKLEFNGIGLDFTEGKYTLKLVENNGFPEDKYLFAGLVNGKNIWKSDYKKALKILEKLKQKTGNIVLTTSCSLLHVPYTVENETELSEEILKYFSFGEEKLSELKELSELGELKEYEKQSAYIQNQEIINSKRSMEDKSVIDRVKELKEEDFIRKGKRSERQKIQRKELGIPLFPTTTIGSFPQTTEVKLNRSSYRKGEITREEYDKKVFEFIKECIELQEKIGLDILVHGEFERNDMVEFFGENLSGYVFTSKAWVQSYGTRCVKPPIIFGDIKRTNPITILYSNYAQSITEKPVKGMLTGPVTILNWSFPREDISLSEMAYQIGLAIREEVLELQKSGIGIIQIDEAALREKLPLRKSDWHSEYLDWALKSFRLCHSGVKEKTQIHTHMCYSQFEDIIRDIDNMDADVITFEASRSKLTIIDFIKENNFETEIGPGVYDIHSPRVPSTDEMLKSLNIMLEKIDREKLWVNPDCGLKTRSTDETVKSLKNLVRAAEILRKKVE
- a CDS encoding methylated-DNA--[protein]-cysteine S-methyltransferase, whose amino-acid sequence is MKFVYFYDTGTEELGTLGIASNEKEITNLFFKYDVENIKNDPSFQLKETPVIKKAATQLFEYLSGKRKDFDIPLLKNGTDFQVSVWNELIKIPYGETRSYKDIAIAINNEKAVRAVGMANNKNKISIFIPCHRVIGSDKKLVGYGGGIDIKKFLLDLEEKNK
- a CDS encoding exodeoxyribonuclease V subunit beta encodes the protein MDRMSKTILKASAGTGKTYRLSLEYIAGLVKKINYRNIIVMTFTKKATAEIKERIYDFLYQIAFEKYNWENLENNLKEIYGFSKEDINKEELRNIYFEMIKNKDEVRIYTIDGFTNKIFKNTIAPFFGIYNYETLDEEEEEFYEDILIRMLNNDDYFQKMKFIFEEKRDSKNISTYIEFIKGVINIHEKFILAGDFKTETDKKSNDRFVGDIENIFNMIKSTAEIKNGNVKEFINGTFKEIYEKFEEINKKFFNNKTENIKEKKEILLENQEEFFKGKIWNGNKIKGKEVTAILEEIKECQEQFLKNFSEYIFINGILPLHNKITEIADIIYNIAEQMKFSSKRFTHTDISTYTYKFIFNKDLGFVKNEKMTEDFFELIGGNANIIMVDEFQDTSILQWKILKLLLNSVENIVCVGDEKQSIYNWRGGEKELFEKLDVFIEGKVENLDKSYRSYREIIENINKIFENYNNEWIYTPVKYRSDEEYQKGYFSYYLQERKIKYTKEEEKPEFAFEEIIRMIKDGKIKNLGRACIICRKNRHLNEIAQRLNEENIPYTMNSNSSILEHKAIFPLYKLIKFFIFDNFIYFLEFMRSDLIGCLNSHVKYFLENRYEIEKYIKEKSSEKFEDFVSKENKGKEGLSNYVHINEMTRNNRIFSEVLFKVKKLKGLSESLNSGYLKENFSKGLIEEFEAINFYSTNSDIKNIFKFFNILKKYDDLFEFINDIENKREKVKQLSSEDNDTLNLMSIHKSKGLEFDTVIYYKHETGRQLKDDNLSVYFDYDEKFEKVEKFLITLPKYDKVLINGEYSQIREKNRKKEKMESINNDYVALTRAKKNLMLFFEAVKTKEGFKDNLVKRLLEIYGENFKYFIGKISESEKTENKMIDNQENNLDGIMTYFSDNILKIPVTKYETDLDGEFRRKKGLAMHYYFEHVINNPEADMKIAKSVFLSRYGNMLGKKILTELLERMEKFIFKNKELYSKKYKIYTEFEIYDKENNKRIIDRINIDENEKRIFIYDYKTGFEPEKNEKYIEQLKEYKNILTEKTEGKYEIFTKILEV